In Microbacterium maritypicum, the following are encoded in one genomic region:
- a CDS encoding aromatic ring-hydroxylating dioxygenase subunit alpha produces the protein MDTGTAYGLRLGQPLNELAQVGPGTPYGEVLRRYWHPVAKVEDATTRPISLRVLGEELVLFRTRKGKAGLLHPRCIHRGASLFYGGVEEEGIRCCYHGWVFDTEGHCLEQPCEPELGLHRDRVRQPWYPVEEQYGLIWAYLGPPEKKPVLPRYDTLEELADDEQLIVNDQGVGGGGPAQLDFNWLQHWENVMDPFHVPILHARFSGNQFTPEMALIPEVSYEYTPLGVRSIQMRELGDGRQLRRVTEVIFPNLRVVASPKLSSGQTNMIGWVVPMDDTNFRIFTVARDADPDFLAKLRSTHEGKPWKELTDLEHQRLPGDYEAQKSQGAISLHSEDHLTTTDQGIAMIRRMMAKQHRAVAAGGDPVGVSFDEAERLVRIEGGNYFEGAADAPLLADAVDD, from the coding sequence ATGGACACCGGAACCGCATACGGCCTACGCCTCGGGCAGCCGCTCAACGAGCTCGCCCAGGTCGGCCCCGGTACCCCCTACGGCGAGGTGCTTCGCCGCTACTGGCACCCGGTCGCGAAGGTCGAGGATGCGACGACGCGCCCGATCTCGCTGCGGGTGCTGGGCGAAGAGCTCGTGCTCTTCCGCACCCGCAAGGGCAAGGCCGGCCTGCTGCACCCGCGCTGCATCCACCGCGGCGCCTCGTTGTTCTACGGCGGCGTCGAAGAGGAGGGCATCCGCTGCTGCTACCACGGGTGGGTGTTCGACACCGAGGGGCACTGCCTCGAGCAGCCGTGCGAGCCCGAACTGGGCCTGCACCGCGATCGTGTGCGCCAGCCCTGGTATCCGGTCGAGGAGCAGTACGGCCTGATCTGGGCGTACCTGGGCCCGCCCGAGAAGAAGCCCGTGCTTCCGCGGTACGACACCCTTGAGGAGCTCGCCGACGACGAGCAGCTGATCGTCAACGACCAGGGCGTGGGCGGCGGCGGACCCGCCCAGCTCGACTTCAACTGGCTGCAGCACTGGGAGAACGTGATGGACCCGTTCCACGTGCCGATCCTGCACGCGCGCTTCAGCGGCAACCAGTTCACGCCCGAGATGGCGCTCATCCCCGAGGTCAGCTACGAGTACACGCCGCTCGGCGTGCGCAGCATCCAGATGCGCGAGCTCGGCGACGGTCGTCAGCTGCGCCGCGTCACCGAGGTCATCTTCCCGAACCTGCGGGTCGTGGCCAGCCCGAAGCTCAGCTCGGGGCAGACGAACATGATCGGCTGGGTCGTGCCGATGGATGACACGAACTTCCGCATCTTCACCGTGGCGCGCGATGCCGATCCCGACTTCCTCGCGAAGCTCCGCTCCACGCACGAGGGCAAGCCGTGGAAGGAGCTCACCGACCTCGAGCATCAGCGCCTGCCCGGTGACTACGAGGCGCAGAAGTCGCAGGGTGCCATCTCGCTGCACTCCGAGGATCACCTCACGACCACCGATCAGGGCATCGCGATGATCCGGCGGATGATGGCCAAGCAGCACCGCGCGGTCGCAGCCGGCGGCGACCCGGTGGGCGTGAGCTTCGATGAGGCGGAGCGGCTGGTGCGCATCGAGGGCGGCAACTACTTCGAGGGTGCCGCAGACGCGCCGCTGCTCGCCGACGCGGTGGACGACTGA
- a CDS encoding 2Fe-2S iron-sulfur cluster-binding protein, which translates to MPHSAVDSPEASLALRVRAMRWEARDVLSLELDDPTGAPLPAWEPGAHIDLRFANGVERQYSLCSDPADRTAWRVAILAESPSRGGSRYVHQSLRVGELVTVSAPINHFALAPATEYVFVAGGIGITPILPMLSEAVRRGIPWRLAYLGSTEERMAFLRYPQLAGGETLLVRGDADERLDLAAWIGVPSAGSAVYACGPERMLDALETLSLDWPHGALHLERFQPKTFGESQGADTFEVVAARSDLVVTVDRGCSILEMLESAGIGVPSSCLEGVCGTCETTVIDGTPEHRDSILTPDERESNETMMICVSRSLGERLVLDI; encoded by the coding sequence GTGCCCCATTCTGCGGTGGATTCCCCGGAAGCGTCCCTCGCCCTGCGCGTGCGGGCGATGCGGTGGGAGGCGCGGGACGTGCTGTCCCTCGAACTCGACGACCCGACGGGCGCGCCCCTGCCCGCGTGGGAGCCCGGCGCGCACATCGACCTCCGCTTCGCGAACGGAGTGGAGCGCCAGTACTCGCTGTGCTCCGACCCCGCCGACCGCACTGCCTGGCGCGTCGCGATCCTGGCCGAGAGCCCGAGTCGCGGCGGCTCCCGCTATGTGCACCAGAGTCTCCGGGTCGGCGAACTCGTGACCGTCTCCGCCCCGATCAACCACTTCGCGCTCGCCCCCGCAACGGAGTACGTGTTCGTCGCGGGCGGCATCGGCATCACGCCGATCCTGCCGATGCTGTCCGAGGCCGTCCGCCGCGGGATCCCGTGGCGCCTGGCGTATCTCGGCTCGACGGAGGAACGGATGGCGTTCCTCCGCTACCCCCAGCTGGCCGGGGGCGAGACGCTCCTGGTCCGTGGCGACGCCGACGAGCGACTCGACCTCGCCGCGTGGATCGGTGTCCCCTCCGCCGGGTCCGCCGTGTACGCGTGCGGCCCCGAACGCATGCTGGATGCCCTCGAAACGCTCAGCCTCGACTGGCCGCACGGTGCGTTGCATCTCGAGCGCTTCCAGCCGAAGACGTTCGGCGAGTCGCAGGGCGCCGACACCTTCGAGGTCGTGGCGGCCAGGTCCGACCTCGTCGTCACGGTCGACCGCGGCTGCAGCATCCTCGAGATGCTCGAGAGCGCCGGGATCGGGGTGCCGAGTTCCTGCCTCGAGGGCGTCTGTGGCACCTGCGAGACGACCGTGATCGACGGCACCCCCGAACACCGGGACTCGATCCTCACCCCCGACGAGCGCGAGAGCAACGAGACGATGATGATCTGCGTCTCCCGCTCTCTCGGCGAGCGTCTCGTCCTCGACATCTGA
- the hisC gene encoding histidinol-phosphate transaminase, producing MSELRLREDLNAIPGYTPGKAAPQAETTGPVFKVSSNENPYPPLPSVTAAIADRLAHINRYPETAATALTAVLCERFGVEPVNVVLGSGSVEVVSQLMRATAGEGDEILFAWRSFEAYPMLARAAGAVPVMVPLTDDHRHDLDAMRAAITDRTRLILVCNPNNPTGTTIGDAELDRFLAQVPPHIVVVIDEAYVQFNDRDDSPVGIEYFRRYPNVAVAHTFSKAYGLAGMRIGYAIAPEQLGVALRKVAIPFGVTDLAQTAAIASLAAEDELEARVAELVVERERVVAAFTTAGLALPESKGNFVWLPLCDATAAAAELLERHGLLVRPFPGEGLRATVAEPEANERLIALAPEIAALVAPAEAVLASR from the coding sequence ATGTCGGAGCTGAGACTGCGGGAGGACCTGAACGCGATCCCCGGATACACCCCGGGGAAGGCCGCGCCGCAGGCGGAGACCACCGGACCGGTGTTCAAGGTGTCGTCGAACGAGAACCCCTATCCCCCGCTCCCGTCGGTGACCGCGGCCATCGCCGACCGGCTCGCGCATATCAACCGCTACCCCGAGACCGCGGCGACCGCCCTCACCGCCGTGCTGTGCGAGCGGTTCGGCGTCGAGCCGGTGAACGTCGTGCTCGGCAGCGGATCGGTCGAGGTCGTCTCGCAGCTGATGCGCGCGACGGCCGGCGAGGGCGATGAGATCCTGTTCGCCTGGCGGTCGTTCGAGGCGTATCCGATGCTCGCTCGCGCGGCCGGAGCCGTGCCCGTCATGGTTCCCCTCACGGACGACCACCGGCACGACCTCGACGCGATGCGGGCGGCCATCACCGATCGCACGCGCCTGATCCTGGTGTGCAACCCCAACAACCCGACCGGAACGACGATCGGCGACGCCGAGCTCGACCGGTTCCTCGCCCAGGTCCCGCCGCACATCGTCGTCGTGATCGACGAGGCGTACGTGCAGTTCAACGACCGCGACGACTCCCCCGTCGGCATCGAGTACTTCCGCCGCTACCCGAACGTCGCCGTCGCGCACACCTTCTCGAAGGCCTACGGCCTGGCCGGCATGCGCATCGGCTACGCGATCGCCCCCGAGCAGTTGGGCGTCGCGCTGCGCAAGGTCGCCATCCCGTTCGGCGTGACCGACCTGGCGCAGACGGCCGCGATCGCCTCCCTCGCCGCCGAGGACGAGCTCGAGGCCAGGGTCGCCGAGCTCGTCGTCGAGCGGGAGCGCGTCGTCGCCGCCTTCACCACCGCCGGCCTCGCGCTTCCCGAGAGCAAGGGCAACTTCGTCTGGCTTCCCCTCTGTGATGCCACGGCCGCTGCCGCCGAGCTGTTGGAACGCCACGGCCTGCTCGTGCGGCCGTTCCCGGGCGAAGGGCTCCGGGCGACCGTCGCCGAGCCCGAGGCCAACGAACGGCTCATCGCGCTGGCACCCGAGATCGCCGCACTCGTCGCCCCCGCGGAGGCCGTGCTCGCCTCGCGGTGA
- a CDS encoding winged helix DNA-binding domain-containing protein, with translation MNTATLLTERLRSHRLSAPARTVTDAAHHMLAVQSQDFTAGRWALAARTRGPVRLRDVDRAFDRGDLVRAWTMRGTLHTVPARDLGWMLEVTAARQRQQAVSRHRQLGIDDGMVATAVRALTPQLRDGGRTRAEVFEILEGVGIDPTGQRGIHLLFTLTIDGRICQGPVAARAGITRDQRFVLAEEHIREHTRPADPLAELFVRYIGGHGPAGVADFAWWSGLTLGQSREAVERAAGRVDEVDEGLFVSLQRPRRATGAATVHALPAFDEYYISYADRTTVCAPEHLATVGPGKNGMVRATLIEQGRVIGCWTHASATRDAPPELFAEPAEPAAVEAALARFAHFAGD, from the coding sequence ATGAACACCGCGACCCTGCTCACCGAGCGTCTCCGCTCGCATCGGCTGAGCGCGCCGGCGCGCACGGTGACGGATGCCGCGCACCACATGCTCGCGGTGCAGAGCCAGGACTTCACCGCGGGCCGCTGGGCGCTCGCCGCGCGTACCCGCGGGCCGGTGCGTCTGCGCGACGTCGACCGTGCGTTCGACCGCGGCGACCTCGTGCGGGCGTGGACCATGCGCGGCACGCTGCACACCGTGCCGGCACGCGACCTGGGCTGGATGCTCGAGGTCACCGCCGCCCGACAGCGGCAGCAGGCGGTTTCCCGTCACCGTCAGCTGGGCATCGACGACGGCATGGTCGCGACGGCGGTGCGCGCGCTGACACCGCAGCTGCGCGACGGTGGCCGCACCCGCGCCGAGGTGTTCGAGATCCTCGAGGGCGTCGGCATCGACCCGACGGGGCAGCGCGGCATCCATCTGCTCTTCACCCTCACGATCGACGGCCGCATCTGCCAGGGGCCGGTCGCCGCGCGGGCGGGCATCACCAGAGACCAGCGGTTCGTGCTGGCCGAGGAGCACATCCGCGAGCACACCCGCCCGGCAGACCCACTCGCCGAGCTGTTCGTGCGGTACATCGGCGGACATGGACCGGCGGGCGTCGCCGACTTCGCGTGGTGGTCGGGACTCACGCTCGGGCAGTCACGCGAGGCGGTCGAGCGCGCGGCAGGGCGGGTCGACGAGGTGGACGAAGGGCTGTTCGTGTCGCTTCAGCGTCCGCGGCGAGCGACGGGCGCGGCGACGGTCCACGCCCTCCCTGCCTTCGACGAGTACTACATCTCCTACGCCGACCGCACGACCGTGTGCGCGCCCGAGCACCTGGCCACCGTCGGCCCGGGCAAGAACGGCATGGTGCGCGCCACGCTCATCGAGCAGGGACGCGTCATCGGATGCTGGACGCACGCGAGCGCGACCCGCGACGCGCCGCCGGAGCTGTTCGCGGAACCCGCCGAACCGGCAGCCGTGGAGGCCGCGCTGGCGCGATTCGCGCACTTCGCCGGCGACTGA
- a CDS encoding glyceraldehyde-3-phosphate dehydrogenase — protein sequence MNDSAAHRDDWAESEELAERMIPLIGALRREHDVVTSLHGHRLLGLSATGLVEVHERVAQLGHERLPIEDTLAVLEAIHALAPGASSLDVARLVAGHAESGRPLDDYLAEELAPAMGAVAAEPTDVVLYGFGRIGRLLARILIAHTGGGSGLRLRAIVVRRGAENDLAKRASLLLRDSVHGRFAGSVTVDEEAEQIIANGTRIQVIYSDDPASIDYTAHGIHDAIVVDNTGRWRDEEGLSQHLRSTGVARVLLTAPGKSPLKNIVHGINDETIAASDRILSAASCTTNAITPVLAAIDEAYGVVKGHVETVHSFTNDQNLIDNFHKGDRRGRSAVLNMVITETGAAKAVAKALPQLEGKLTGSSIRVPTPDVSLAVLHLTIERPATKEQVNDYLRRVSLHSKLRQQIDYVESPDVVSTDFVGSHRAGIVDGLATIADEDTLILYVWYDNEFGYSCQVIRVLEVMAGSHPIVLPERREVTLQG from the coding sequence ATGAACGATTCCGCGGCACACCGCGACGACTGGGCTGAGAGCGAAGAGCTGGCGGAGCGGATGATCCCGCTCATCGGGGCGCTTCGACGCGAACACGATGTGGTCACCTCGCTGCACGGGCACCGACTGCTCGGGCTCTCGGCGACGGGACTGGTCGAGGTGCACGAGCGCGTCGCCCAACTCGGGCACGAGCGGCTCCCGATCGAAGACACGCTCGCCGTGCTCGAGGCGATCCACGCCCTCGCTCCCGGCGCCTCGTCGCTCGACGTCGCGCGCCTGGTCGCGGGGCACGCCGAGAGCGGCCGGCCTCTGGACGACTACCTCGCCGAGGAACTCGCACCCGCCATGGGGGCCGTCGCCGCCGAGCCCACCGACGTCGTTCTCTACGGCTTCGGGCGCATCGGTCGCCTCCTCGCCCGCATCCTCATCGCCCACACCGGCGGCGGCAGCGGACTGCGGCTGCGCGCCATCGTCGTCCGCCGCGGGGCGGAGAACGACCTCGCCAAGCGCGCCTCCCTGCTGCTGCGCGATTCGGTGCACGGCCGCTTCGCCGGCTCCGTCACCGTCGACGAGGAGGCCGAGCAGATCATCGCGAACGGCACCCGCATCCAGGTGATCTACTCCGACGACCCGGCATCCATCGACTACACCGCCCACGGAATCCACGACGCGATCGTCGTCGACAACACCGGACGCTGGCGCGACGAGGAAGGCCTCTCCCAGCACCTGCGCTCGACGGGCGTCGCGCGCGTGCTGCTCACCGCACCGGGAAAGAGCCCGCTCAAGAACATCGTGCACGGCATCAACGACGAGACGATCGCCGCCTCCGACCGCATCCTCTCCGCGGCCTCCTGCACCACGAACGCCATCACCCCGGTGCTGGCGGCGATCGACGAGGCGTACGGCGTCGTCAAGGGGCATGTCGAGACCGTGCACTCGTTCACGAACGACCAGAACCTGATCGACAACTTCCACAAGGGCGACCGCCGCGGTCGCTCTGCGGTGCTCAACATGGTCATCACCGAGACCGGAGCCGCGAAGGCCGTCGCCAAGGCGCTCCCGCAGCTGGAGGGCAAGCTCACCGGCAGCTCGATCCGTGTGCCCACGCCCGATGTGTCGCTCGCGGTGCTGCACCTCACCATCGAGCGCCCGGCCACCAAGGAGCAGGTCAACGACTACCTGCGCCGCGTCTCGCTGCACTCGAAGCTGCGCCAGCAGATCGACTACGTCGAGAGCCCCGACGTCGTCTCCACCGACTTCGTCGGCTCGCACCGCGCCGGCATCGTCGACGGCCTCGCCACGATCGCCGACGAGGACACCCTGATCCTCTACGTCTGGTACGACAACGAGTTCGGCTACTCGTGCCAGGTGATCCGCGTGCTCGAGGTCATGGCGGGGTCGCACCCGATCGTGCTGCCCGAGCGCCGCGAAGTGACGCTGCAGGGCTGA
- a CDS encoding SDR family oxidoreductase — protein sequence MPLALITGAARANSIAAGIVPRLRAAGWTVVTSDLRDADHLADLSTVDGPEALIAEVVAAHGPISALILSHAHDVQSGMLDTTAESFDLHVAVNARASLLLIAAFARQVGDDGGVILALTSDHVTGNLPYGASKGALDRLVISAARELGPRGISANVLNPGPIDTGWMDDETRTELAGMTPLGRLGRPADVAAVVEFLVSDEGRWVSGQLLKSDGAFSAQY from the coding sequence ATGCCCCTCGCCCTGATCACCGGCGCCGCGCGCGCGAACAGCATCGCCGCCGGCATCGTCCCCCGCCTGCGTGCGGCCGGCTGGACCGTCGTGACGAGCGACCTCCGCGACGCCGACCACCTCGCCGACCTGTCGACCGTGGATGGACCGGAGGCCCTGATCGCCGAGGTGGTGGCCGCGCACGGTCCGATCTCCGCGCTCATCCTCAGCCATGCGCACGACGTGCAATCCGGCATGCTCGACACCACGGCCGAGAGCTTCGACCTGCACGTCGCCGTGAACGCACGGGCGAGCCTGCTGCTGATCGCGGCGTTCGCGCGACAGGTCGGCGACGACGGGGGAGTGATCCTCGCCCTCACCAGCGACCACGTGACCGGAAACCTCCCCTACGGCGCATCCAAGGGCGCTCTCGACCGGTTGGTCATCTCGGCTGCCCGCGAGCTCGGTCCGCGGGGCATCTCGGCGAACGTGCTGAACCCCGGACCCATCGACACCGGTTGGATGGACGACGAGACGCGCACGGAACTGGCCGGGATGACGCCGCTCGGGCGACTCGGACGGCCCGCCGACGTCGCGGCCGTGGTGGAGTTCCTCGTGTCGGACGAGGGCCGCTGGGTCTCGGGACAGCTGCTCAAGTCGGACGGGGCATTCTCGGCGCAGTACTGA
- the murQ gene encoding N-acetylmuramic acid 6-phosphate etherase, with amino-acid sequence MPNDDSRLASLLSVLEGLGTEASTTERGDLDLLSTAELVHRMNDEDRRVPEAVAERADEIAAVVDAITERFRRGGRLIYIGAGTAGRIGVLDASECPPTFGTDPSMVVGLIAGGEIAIRSAVENAEDDAEAAGGSLRELGLSADDTVVGISASGRTPYVVGGLNYARSVGAFTAAIASNADSEIGAAAEVAIEVVTGPEFISGSTRLKAGTAQKLVVNMLTTLSMIKLGKTYRGVMVDLLATNEKLHARSIRTVSQLAGVDIDVAAAALQGADGSVKRALLMLAVDATPQAAASALDEADGVLRDAIAALA; translated from the coding sequence GTGCCGAATGACGACTCCCGCCTCGCCTCCCTCCTCTCCGTACTGGAAGGCCTCGGCACCGAGGCATCCACGACCGAGCGCGGGGATCTCGACCTGTTGAGCACGGCCGAGCTCGTGCATCGGATGAACGACGAGGACCGGCGGGTCCCCGAGGCGGTCGCCGAACGGGCGGACGAGATCGCGGCGGTCGTCGACGCGATCACGGAGCGGTTCCGGCGCGGCGGTCGGCTCATCTACATCGGGGCCGGCACGGCAGGCCGCATCGGCGTGCTGGATGCCAGCGAGTGCCCGCCCACCTTCGGCACGGACCCCTCGATGGTGGTCGGGCTGATCGCCGGCGGCGAGATCGCGATCCGTTCGGCCGTGGAGAATGCGGAGGACGACGCGGAGGCGGCAGGTGGATCCCTGCGTGAACTCGGACTCTCGGCCGACGACACGGTGGTCGGCATCTCGGCTTCCGGCCGGACGCCGTATGTCGTCGGCGGGCTGAACTACGCCCGCAGCGTCGGCGCGTTCACGGCGGCGATCGCCTCGAACGCGGACTCCGAGATCGGTGCCGCCGCGGAGGTCGCCATCGAGGTCGTGACCGGACCGGAGTTCATCTCCGGATCGACGCGGCTCAAGGCCGGCACCGCGCAGAAGCTCGTCGTGAACATGCTCACGACCCTGTCGATGATCAAGCTCGGCAAGACCTACCGCGGGGTGATGGTCGATCTCCTCGCCACGAACGAGAAGCTCCACGCGCGCTCCATCCGTACCGTGTCGCAGCTCGCCGGCGTCGACATCGACGTCGCGGCCGCCGCGCTGCAGGGGGCGGACGGCTCGGTCAAGCGCGCCCTGCTGATGCTGGCGGTCGACGCCACACCGCAGGCCGCGGCATCCGCGCTCGATGAGGCCGACGGGGTGCTCCGCGACGCGATCGCCGCTCTCGCCTGA
- a CDS encoding N-acetylglucosamine kinase produces the protein MSSAPTAVAVDLGKTRCRAMVDAEQRVVRSGIGSPGLATPNGVEDAVASILPLLDQDAAPQLLGVGAAGAWVAPAAALALAAALAASVRARVAVASDVVTAHAGALGGSPGVLLIAGTGAAALGADADGIRLIDGWGPDIGDLGSGSWLGREAARAVQRATAGLGPDTRLSETVAASILPADDVVTWLAEEGSVARRLGSLAPLVLDAAETGDDVAHRIATEGIRLLTATAVAASSLTRDIALHGGLTDHAWFRDSLISSLHAAGRRVVPAAGDALDGALLIARRTDLPHERFVHRAE, from the coding sequence ATGAGCAGCGCCCCGACGGCCGTAGCGGTCGACCTCGGCAAGACACGTTGCCGCGCCATGGTCGACGCCGAGCAGCGCGTCGTACGATCGGGCATCGGCTCCCCGGGGCTCGCGACGCCGAACGGCGTCGAGGACGCCGTCGCGTCGATCCTTCCTCTGCTCGACCAGGACGCGGCACCCCAACTTCTCGGGGTCGGCGCAGCCGGCGCCTGGGTCGCACCCGCCGCCGCTCTGGCGCTCGCGGCCGCTCTCGCCGCGTCGGTGCGGGCGCGCGTCGCCGTCGCGTCCGACGTCGTCACCGCCCACGCGGGCGCTCTCGGCGGTTCGCCCGGAGTGCTGCTGATCGCGGGCACCGGCGCTGCGGCGCTCGGCGCCGACGCAGACGGCATCCGTCTGATCGACGGCTGGGGGCCCGACATCGGCGACCTCGGCAGCGGATCCTGGCTCGGCCGCGAAGCGGCCAGAGCCGTGCAGCGGGCGACCGCCGGGCTCGGACCCGATACGCGACTGAGTGAAACAGTCGCCGCGAGCATCCTTCCTGCCGACGACGTGGTCACCTGGCTCGCAGAGGAGGGATCGGTCGCTCGGCGTCTCGGCTCCCTGGCGCCTCTCGTGCTCGACGCCGCAGAGACCGGTGACGACGTCGCCCACCGGATCGCGACGGAAGGCATCCGCCTGCTCACCGCCACGGCCGTCGCCGCCTCGTCACTGACTCGCGACATCGCGCTGCACGGCGGCCTCACGGATCACGCCTGGTTCCGAGACAGTCTCATCTCCTCGCTGCACGCCGCCGGACGCCGGGTGGTCCCCGCCGCCGGCGACGCCCTCGACGGCGCGCTGCTGATCGCACGCCGCACCGATCTCCCTCACGAAAGGTTCGTCCACCGTGCCGAATGA
- a CDS encoding MurR/RpiR family transcriptional regulator, with the protein MSIQSTIEAAAATLPPSLARVAAAIRENPSVVIDMTINELAEECHTSVASVVRFCRAIGFSGYAPLRMALATELGKEAAQFSARGAFGSEISDEDTLSEAVSKLASLELLAIEETVARLDFDVLEAAIDAVDRADRILIFGIGASQFVAEDLAHKLLRVGRNAHVPSDPHEAIAATVLQTSPTVAIGFSHAGSTAETVRFLETARANGAATIAVTSAKDSPLAGAADHALFTEVRESTFRAGAMVSRIAQLALVDCLFVGIAKRRFAETVDALRRTREATRALRD; encoded by the coding sequence ATGAGCATTCAGTCGACGATCGAGGCAGCGGCCGCGACGCTGCCCCCGTCTCTCGCCCGCGTCGCCGCAGCGATTCGGGAGAATCCGTCCGTCGTCATCGACATGACCATCAACGAACTCGCCGAGGAGTGCCACACCTCCGTGGCCTCGGTCGTACGGTTCTGCCGCGCGATCGGATTCAGCGGCTATGCGCCGCTGCGCATGGCGCTCGCGACCGAGCTGGGCAAGGAGGCGGCGCAGTTCTCGGCGCGGGGCGCATTCGGGTCCGAGATCTCCGACGAGGACACGCTCAGCGAAGCAGTGTCCAAACTCGCCTCTCTCGAACTGCTCGCGATAGAGGAGACGGTGGCCCGACTCGACTTCGACGTACTGGAGGCCGCGATCGACGCCGTGGACCGCGCCGACCGCATCCTGATCTTCGGCATCGGGGCGAGCCAGTTCGTCGCAGAAGACCTCGCACACAAGCTCCTTCGCGTGGGCAGGAATGCCCACGTCCCCTCCGACCCGCACGAAGCGATCGCCGCGACCGTCCTGCAGACCTCCCCCACGGTCGCCATCGGGTTCTCACATGCGGGCTCCACCGCGGAGACGGTGCGCTTCCTGGAGACGGCGCGTGCCAACGGCGCGGCGACCATCGCAGTCACGTCGGCCAAGGACTCCCCCCTCGCCGGCGCCGCCGATCACGCATTGTTCACCGAGGTGCGCGAATCCACCTTCCGCGCCGGAGCGATGGTCAGCCGGATCGCGCAGCTGGCGCTCGTCGACTGCCTGTTCGTCGGCATCGCGAAGCGCCGTTTCGCCGAAACCGTCGACGCGCTGCGCCGGACCCGCGAGGCCACCCGGGCCCTCCGCGACTGA